One Embleya scabrispora DNA segment encodes these proteins:
- a CDS encoding NAD-dependent epimerase/dehydratase family protein, which translates to MTRALLALGKRVRIIDTGRTSLSENPPPGVTLFPVDIRETDKVAELAAGADLAFHIAANANGTLSVTEPRLDFEINALGTFSFAEAMLAAGVRRVVYVSSASTYGTPRRFPMDEEHPNRPFVPYGASKLGGEVSCLALHHARGLPVVVGRPFCVYGPGENPREAMVEVGRFLRWHLNGAPIQIVGDIDRKTRDFVYVTDLVAGLLTLADRGRLGEVYNIGSGTETSMRRLVDVIGAATGREPAVEVIPEIEDDTYRLVADITKIRTLGYRPEVSLHDGVQAVAQALGPAPEPPGAPTIFALGQHAER; encoded by the coding sequence ATGACCCGCGCCCTCCTCGCCCTCGGAAAGCGGGTGAGGATCATCGACACCGGCCGCACCTCGCTCTCGGAGAACCCCCCGCCGGGGGTCACGCTGTTCCCGGTGGACATTCGCGAGACGGACAAGGTTGCCGAACTGGCAGCCGGGGCGGACCTCGCCTTCCACATCGCCGCCAACGCCAACGGAACCTTGTCGGTCACCGAGCCGCGCCTGGACTTCGAGATCAACGCGCTCGGCACGTTCTCGTTCGCCGAGGCGATGCTTGCCGCCGGGGTGCGGCGGGTCGTGTACGTGTCGTCCGCGTCCACGTACGGCACACCGCGCAGATTCCCCATGGACGAGGAGCATCCGAACCGGCCCTTCGTCCCCTACGGCGCGTCCAAACTCGGCGGGGAGGTCTCCTGCCTGGCCCTGCATCACGCGCGGGGGCTGCCGGTGGTCGTGGGTCGGCCGTTCTGCGTCTACGGCCCCGGCGAAAACCCGCGCGAGGCAATGGTCGAGGTCGGGCGGTTCCTGCGCTGGCACCTCAATGGCGCGCCGATCCAGATCGTCGGCGACATCGACCGCAAGACCCGCGATTTCGTATACGTCACCGACCTGGTCGCCGGACTGCTGACGCTCGCCGACCGGGGTCGACTGGGAGAGGTGTACAACATCGGCTCGGGCACCGAGACCTCGATGCGCCGACTCGTCGACGTGATCGGCGCGGCCACCGGGCGCGAACCCGCCGTCGAGGTGATTCCGGAGATCGAGGACGACACCTACCGTCTCGTCGCGGACATCACGAAGATCAGGACGCTCGGATACCGCCCCGAAGTGTCCCTGCACGACGGCGTACAGGCCGTGGCGCAGGCGCTCGGACCCGCCCCCGAACCGCCCGGCGCCCCCACCATCTTCGCCCTGGGCCAACACGCCGAACGCTGA
- a CDS encoding glycosyltransferase family 2 protein → MKDTGYVSGVPGGRHRGRAEHTVAADAPTETMAPVRDEPRPAPRPEPTGATRPRKHRARKAEPFRLRTKRRRRRSLPAVDVHTMRITALVPAHNEEAQIGETIESLHGQRRPPETIIVIADNCTDRTVEIARGMGVQVYETVDNKHKKAGGLNQVIDHILPNLGPADAILVMDADSTLGPEFLSHGLERLATGEFGAVGGTFTGKPGGGFVGMLQRNEYARYVRDVERLQGKALVLTGTATLFRALTLQEVVAARASGELPGAAHVYDTRVLTEDNELTLGILHLGLRIVCPPKCTLMTEVMGTWSDLFQQRLRWKRGALENLTDYGWTHITRTYWGRQALSLIGLLVITIYLGSLLLSLVFTGHVRIQPVWMVVTLIFSVERAVSVRKRGPLQVVLGGLIVVEMAFDLYLQAAQAQAFWDAIRRKERKW, encoded by the coding sequence ATGAAGGACACGGGGTACGTGAGCGGCGTGCCCGGCGGGCGGCACCGGGGACGTGCCGAGCACACGGTTGCGGCGGACGCGCCGACCGAGACCATGGCGCCGGTTCGCGATGAGCCGCGCCCCGCCCCGCGACCGGAGCCGACCGGCGCCACCCGGCCCCGGAAGCACCGGGCGCGCAAGGCGGAGCCGTTCCGGCTCAGGACCAAGCGCCGGCGGCGGCGCTCGCTGCCGGCCGTGGACGTGCACACGATGCGGATCACCGCGCTGGTGCCCGCGCACAACGAGGAAGCACAGATCGGCGAAACCATCGAGTCGCTGCACGGTCAGCGCCGACCGCCGGAGACGATCATCGTCATCGCGGACAACTGCACCGACCGCACCGTCGAGATCGCCCGCGGCATGGGTGTGCAGGTCTACGAGACCGTCGACAACAAGCACAAGAAGGCCGGCGGTCTCAATCAGGTCATCGACCACATCCTGCCGAACCTCGGGCCGGCCGACGCGATCCTGGTGATGGACGCCGACTCCACCCTCGGGCCCGAATTCCTCAGTCACGGCCTGGAGCGCCTGGCCACCGGCGAGTTCGGGGCCGTCGGCGGGACGTTCACCGGCAAACCGGGCGGCGGCTTCGTCGGCATGCTGCAGCGCAACGAATACGCCCGCTACGTCCGCGACGTCGAACGGCTCCAGGGCAAGGCCCTCGTACTGACCGGCACCGCCACCCTCTTTCGCGCACTCACCCTGCAAGAGGTGGTCGCCGCACGGGCGAGCGGCGAACTGCCCGGCGCAGCCCACGTCTACGACACGCGCGTACTCACCGAGGACAACGAACTCACCCTGGGCATCCTCCACTTGGGCCTGCGCATCGTCTGCCCGCCCAAGTGCACGCTGATGACCGAGGTCATGGGCACCTGGTCGGACCTGTTCCAACAGCGGCTGCGCTGGAAGCGCGGCGCCCTGGAGAACCTGACCGACTACGGCTGGACCCACATCACCCGCACCTACTGGGGACGACAGGCACTCTCGTTGATCGGCCTGCTGGTCATCACGATCTACCTGGGATCCCTGCTGCTGTCCCTCGTCTTCACCGGCCACGTGCGCATCCAGCCGGTGTGGATGGTGGTGACGTTGATCTTCTCCGTCGAACGCGCCGTGAGTGTCCGCAAACGCGGTCCGCTCCAGGTGGTACTCGGCGGACTCATCGTGGTC